A genomic region of Scomber japonicus isolate fScoJap1 chromosome 5, fScoJap1.pri, whole genome shotgun sequence contains the following coding sequences:
- the si:dkey-246g23.4 gene encoding monocarboxylate transporter 2 has translation MNSPKAQRVRVAMTPSEAPEGCYAWFVLLACFMVFGLTFGVIKAFGVFYVEIHQYFETTATRTSWITSIAVAIIHVGAPIASALSVRFSHRSVVIIGGLICSVGVVIGAFARNMTELYLTVGFLNGFGYALTWTPTVTMLGLYFERRRPVANALASAGECIITFIITPLFQLLIDNYSWRGAMMILGGLQLNLCVCGMLLRPLKVTRDVIHSSEEEGLSLELLKKEDLDQDKPSYSGSKELRISEGADHETITAEDGKIYQAPEEIPNSTMTSQKSNSRAKRAELRTNILRYVDYTLITNARFMIYSMFGLFAALGFFAPALFLVPYARSKGIGEYEAAALMSISAAMDLFGRVFFGWVANLRLVEMVQQLTATVILLGTVLLLCPLTSSFWEMAAFSAAYGLVYGATVAIHITVLVEIVGANRLGSALGFFMLIRSSGGLLGPPIAGFFIDKMNDYGTGFLMAGVALIVSALFLLLLHQMNRMVKGSNSKSNTHTDKMEQSC, from the exons ATGAACTCTCCAAAGGCTCAGAGGGTGAGGGTAGCCATGACACCATCAGAAGCTCCTGAAGGTTGCTACGCCTGGTTTGTCCTGCTGGCCTGCTTCATGGTCTTTGGATTAACCTTTGGTGTCATCAAGGCCTTTGGTGTATTCTATGTTGAGATACACCAATACTTTGAAACCACAGCAACAAGGACATCCTGGATCACCTCGATTGCAGTGGCTATCATTCATGTTGGGG CTCCGATAGCATCTGCTCTGAGTGTGCGATTCAGCCATCGCTCTGTTGTGATAATTGGCGGACTGATTTGCAGCGTAGGAGTGGTGATTGGGGCTTTTGCAAGGAACATGACTGAACTGTACTTAACAGTGGGATTCCTAAATG GTTTTGGCTATGCACTGACCTGGACCCCCACAGTGACCATGCTTGGCTTGTATTTTGAGAGGAGGCGTCCTGTGGCAAATGCCTTGGCCAGTGCAGGAGAGTGCATCATTACCTTTATCATTACACCTCTGTTCCAGCTGTTGATTGACAACTACTCCTGGAGGGGTGCTATGATGATCCTGGGGGGTCTGCAGCTTAACCTATGTGTGTGCGGGATGCTGCTGAGACCCCTGAAAGTCACCAGAGATGTGATTCATTCAAGTGAGGAGGAAGGCTTGTCCCTGGAACTCCTTAAAAAAGAGGACTTGGATCAGGACAAACCAAGCTATAGTGGGTCAAAGGAGCTGAGAATATCTGAAGGGGCTGATCATGAGACCATCACTGCTGAAGATGGTAAAATATACCAGGCCCCAGAAGAGATACCTAATTCAACTATGACGTCACAAAAATCAAATAGCAGAGCTAAGAGGGCCGAACTCAGGACCAATATCCTTCGTTATGTAGATTATACCCTCATCACCAATGCACGATTCATGATCTACTCAATGTTTGGGTTGTTTGCTGCACTCGGTTTCTTTGCACCAGCTCTATTCCTCGTGCCATATGCTCGTAGTAAGGGGATCGGGGAGTACGAGGCAGCTGCACTCATGTCTATCTCTGCAGCGATGGACCTGTTCGGGAGGGTGTTCTTCGGCTGGGTGGCAAACTTGAGACTGGTGGAGATG GTGCAGCAGCTGACAGCTACAGTGATTCTGCTGGGCACCGTGTTACTCCTCTGCCCATTGACCTCCTCGTTCTGGGAGATGGCTGCTTTCAGTGCAGCTTACGGCCTGGTGTATGGCGCCACGGTTGCAATCCATATCACTGTGCTGGTTGAGATTGTGGGCGCCAACAGGCTCGGAAGCGCACTTGGGTTCTTCATGCTCATACGCAGCAGCGGAGGCCTGCTTGGGCCGCCCATAGCTG GCTTCTTCATTGACAAGATGAATGATTACGGCACAGGTTTCCTCATGGCCGGTGTAGCTCTCATCGTCTCCGCTCTGTTCCTGCTGCTTCTCCATCAGATGAATCGAATGGTCAAGGGGTCAAACTCCAAGAGCAATACGCATACAGACAAAATGGAACAAAGCTGCTGA